One genomic segment of Mastomys coucha isolate ucsf_1 unplaced genomic scaffold, UCSF_Mcou_1 pScaffold22, whole genome shotgun sequence includes these proteins:
- the Hcar2 gene encoding hydroxycarboxylic acid receptor 2 produces MSKQNHFLTINGKNCCVFRDENIAKVLPPVLGLEFVFGLLGNGLALWIFCFHLKSWKSSRIFLFNLAVADFLLIICLPFLTDNYVQNWDWRFGNIPCRLMLFMLAMNRQGSIIFLTVVAVDRYFRVVHPHHFLNKISNRTAAIISCFLWGITIGLTVHLLYTNMMTKNGEANLCSSFSICYNFRWHDAMFLLEFFLPLAIILFCSGRIIWSLRQRQMDRHAKIKRAINFIMVVAIVFIICFLPSVAVRIRIFWLLYKYNVRNCEIYSSVDLAFFTTLSFTYMNSMLDPVVYYFSSPSFPNFFSTCINRCLRKKTLSEPDNNRSTSVELTGDPSTIRSIPGALMADPSEPGSPPYLASTSR; encoded by the coding sequence ATGAGCAAGCAGAACCATTTTCTGACAATAAACGGCAAGAACTGCTGTGTGTTCCGAGATGAAAACATTGCCAAGGTCTTGCCGCCGGTGCtggggctggaatttgtgtttgGACTCCTGGGCAATGGCCTTGCCTTGTGgattttctgtttccatctcaAATCCTGGAAATCCAGCCGGATTTTCTTGTTCAACTTGGCCGTGGCTGACTTTCTCCTGATCATCTGCTTGCCGTTCCTGACGGATAACTATGTCCAGAACTGGGACTGGAGGTTTGGAAACATCCCCTGCCGTCTGATGCTCTTCATGTTGGCCATGAACCGACAAGGCAGCATCATCTTCCTCACGGTGGTGGCTGTGGACCGGTACTTTCGGGTGGTCCATCCACACCACTTCCTGAACAAGATCTCCAACCGGACAGCGGCCATCATCTCTTGCTTCTTGTGGGGTATCACCATCGGCCTGACAGTCCATCTCCTCTATACAAACATGATGACCAAAAATGGTGAGGCAAATCTGTGTAGCAGCTTTAGCATCTGTTACAATTTCAGGTGGCACGATGCAATGTTCCTTTTGGAATTCTTCCTACCCCTGGCCATCATCCTGTTCTGCTCAGGCAGGATCATCTGGAGCCTAcggcagagacagatggacagacatgcCAAGATCAAGAGGGCCATCAACTTCATCATGGTGGTGGCTATTGTATTCATCATCTGCTTCCTGCCCAGTGTGGCTGTGCGGATCCGCATCTTCTGGCTCCTCTACAAATATAACGTGCGGAATTGTGAGATCTACTCCTCGGTGGACCTGGCTTTTTTCACCACCCTTAGCTTTACCTACATGAACAGCATGCTGGACCCAGTGGTCtactatttctccagcccatctttCCCCAACTTCTTCTCCACCTGTATCAACCGCTGCCTTCGAAAGAAAACATTGAGTGAACCAGATAATAACCGAAGCACTAGCGTGGAGCTCACGGGGGACCCCAGCACAATCAGAAGTATTCCAGGGGCGTTAATGGCTGACCCCAGTGAGCCAGGCAGCCCCCCTTATCTGGCTTCCACATCTCGTTAA
- the Hcar1 gene encoding hydroxycarboxylic acid receptor 1 — MLILSPTAMDNGSCCLIEGEPISQVMPPVLILVFVLGALGNGIALCGFCFHMKTWKSSTIYLFNLAVADFLLMICLPLRTDYYLRRRHWIFGDIPCRLVLFKLAMNRAGSIVFLTVVAVDRYFKVVHPHHMVNAISNRTAAAVACVLWTLVILGTVYLLMESHLCVQGTLSSCESFIMESANGWHDVMFQLEFFLPLTIILFCSVKVVWSLRQRQQLTRQARMRRATRFIMVVASVFITCYLPSVLARLYFLWTVPSSACDPSVHTALHVTLSFTYLNSMLDPLVYYFSSPSFPKLYAKLKICSSKPKRPGRSKTRGSEEMPISNLCRKSSIDVANRSQRPSDGQWDLQVC; from the coding sequence ATGCTCATCCTATCTCCAACTGCTATGGACAACGGGTCCTGCTGTCTCATCGAGGGGGAacccatctcccaggtgatgCCTCCTGTACTCATCCTGGTCTTCGTGCTTGGCGCCCTGGGCAACGGCATTGCCCTGTGCGGTTTCTGCTTTCACATGAAGACCTGGAAGTCAAGCACTATTTACCTTTTCAACCTGGCCGTGGCGGATTTTCTCCTCATGATCTGCCTGCCCCTTCGGACAGACTACTACCTCCGACGTAGACACTGGATTTTTGGAGATATTCCCTGTCGCCTGGTCCTCTTCAAGCTGGCCATGAATAGGGCCGGGAGTATTGTCTTTCTCACTGTGGTGGCTGTGGACAGGTATTTCAAAGTGGTCCACCCCCACCATATGGTGAATGCCATCTCCAATCGGACGGCAGCCGCTGTTGCCTGTGTCCTCTGGACTCTGGTCATCTTGGGGACTGTGTATCTTCTGATGGAGAGTCACCTGTGTGTACAGGGAACGCTGTCTTCCTGTGAGagcttcatcatggagtcagccaACGGGTGGCACGATGTCATGTTCCAGCTGGAATTCTTCCTGCCCCTTACTATCATCTTGTTCTGCTCGGTCAAAGTTGTTTGGAGcctgagacagaggcagcagcTGACCAGACAGGCTCGGATGAGGAGGGCCACTCGGTTCATCATGGTGGTGGCTTCTGTGTTCATCACGTGTTACCTGCCCAGCGTGCTGGCCAGGCTCTACTTCCTCTGGACGGTGCCCTCCAGTGCCTGTGacccctctgtccacacagcCCTCCATGTCACCCTGAGCTTCACTTACCTGAACAGCATGCTGGATCCCCTTGTATACTATTTTTCAAGTCCCTCGTTCCCCAAACTCTACGCCAAGCTCAAAATCTGCAGCTCGAAACCCAAACGCCCAGGACGCTCGAAGACTCGGGGGTCAGAAGAGATGCCAATTTCAAATCTCTGTCGTAAGAGCTCCATCGATGTGGCAAATCGTTCCCAGAGGCCATCTGACGGGCAGTGGGATCTCCAAGTGTGTTGA